Proteins from a single region of Bradyrhizobium diazoefficiens:
- a CDS encoding amidohydrolase family protein encodes MTFSQRGLTRRQFGAGLASLATVVATTARSEAVLPIIDTHAHVFHRGLKLAPGRRYAPDYDAPLSLYLEQLDRNGITNGVLVQPSFLGTDNSYLVDCLKQTGGRLRGIAVVDPAIATDELRGLDRAGVVGIRLNLVGQPLPDLATAEWKTLLPSVKAMGWQVEIQRNASDLAVLVPQLLDHGVTIVLDHYALPDPKLGVADPGFQSVLKFGVTRNVWIKISAPYRNGTAGESFAKEAYPLLRNAYGLDRMLWGSDWPHTQFEAVQTYAKNRQFLDTLIVNERDRAQVLASPRPLFRF; translated from the coding sequence ATGACATTTTCCCAACGCGGCCTGACGCGCCGCCAATTTGGTGCGGGCCTCGCATCGCTCGCAACAGTGGTCGCGACCACAGCCAGGAGTGAGGCGGTCTTGCCTATTATCGACACCCACGCCCATGTCTTTCATCGCGGCCTAAAACTCGCGCCGGGCCGGCGCTATGCGCCTGACTACGACGCGCCGCTGTCGCTCTACCTCGAGCAGCTCGATCGCAATGGAATCACCAATGGTGTGCTGGTGCAGCCGAGCTTTCTCGGCACCGACAATTCCTACCTCGTCGACTGCCTGAAGCAGACTGGTGGCCGCCTGCGCGGCATCGCGGTCGTCGATCCCGCCATCGCCACGGACGAGCTGCGCGGGCTCGATCGCGCCGGCGTAGTCGGCATTCGACTCAATCTCGTCGGCCAGCCGTTGCCCGATCTCGCGACTGCCGAATGGAAGACGCTGCTCCCGAGCGTGAAGGCGATGGGCTGGCAGGTCGAGATCCAGCGCAACGCATCTGATCTCGCCGTGCTTGTGCCGCAGCTACTCGATCACGGCGTCACAATCGTGCTGGATCACTACGCGCTGCCCGATCCGAAGCTCGGCGTCGCCGATCCCGGCTTTCAGTCAGTGCTGAAGTTTGGGGTGACGCGGAACGTGTGGATCAAGATATCGGCGCCGTATCGCAACGGTACGGCCGGCGAGAGCTTTGCGAAAGAAGCCTATCCGCTGCTTCGCAACGCCTATGGCCTCGATCGCATGCTGTGGGGCAGCGACTGGCCGCACACACAATTTGAGGCGGTGCAGACTTACGCGAAGAACCGGCAATTCCTCGACACGCTCATCGTCAACGAGCGCGACCGCGCGCAAGTGCTGGCCTCGCCGCGGCCTCTTTTTCGCTTCTGA